Proteins from one Thalassophryne amazonica chromosome 20, fThaAma1.1, whole genome shotgun sequence genomic window:
- the LOC117501487 gene encoding protein OSCP1-like, translating into MNDIIGTMFSKAFMDELLKPQHMYSHRTLKTVLARLAHSSIMRLNPASIDRLYELVIMAFKYQVFLCPRPKDLLLISYNHIDAIRELVQDTPVVQNQVDETHRKIIEVYSSLSEGDFQHLRQTLLIFFQDMHVRVSPLLFHRKKCIQVKYFSFTNSIFVFTQVSFFQKTQAQNPNGRFTLSTSGPVPHGTDVPGIIR; encoded by the exons ATGAATGACATCATTGGTACCATGTTTAGCAAAGCCTTTATGGATGAACTCCTCAAACCTCAGCATATGTACTCTCACCGCACCCTGAAAACGGTGCTGGCTCGGTTAGCCCACAGCTCCATCATGAGGCTGAACCCGGCCAGTATAGACAGG CTTTATGAGCTGGTTATCATGGCTTTCAAATATCAAGTCTTCCTCTGTCCGCGTCCAAAAGATTTGCTGCTCATCTCCTACAACCACATCGACGCCATCAGGGAGTTGGTCCAAGACACCCCAGTGGTCCAGAACCAAGTGGATGAGACACATCGAAAGATTATTGAG GTTTACTCGTCTTTATCAGAAGGTGACTTCCAGCATCTCAGACAAACGCTGCTCATATTTTTTCAAGACATGCATGTCCGTGTGAGTCCTCTGCTTTTTCACAGAAAGAAATGTATCCAAGTAAAGTATTTCTCATTCACCAATTCTatttttgttttcactcaggtGTCTTTTTTCCAAAAGACCCAAGCACAGAATCCCAACGGACGTTTTACACTTTCGACGTCAGGCCCAGTGCCTCATGGAACAGATGTTCCAGGGATAATCAGGTGA